In the genome of Populus alba chromosome 11, ASM523922v2, whole genome shotgun sequence, one region contains:
- the LOC118040857 gene encoding ubiquitin carboxyl-terminal hydrolase 9 isoform X2, whose amino-acid sequence MTMIDSRCLMENGGGGGGSCLPCTPEEEKQIVEELDREAERDLKEGNLYFVVSSRWFSKWESYVGRGGADNLDNGKSSEPQDLDVERPGPIDNSDIIEGRSSIEGDELELVRTLLEGRDYVLVPKKVWEKLVQWYKGGPALPRKMISQGVFNKKQFNVEVYPLRLKLIDSRDDSESTIQISKKASLHELYEKVCSARGVEREKASIWDFFNKQKSSQLSGSNQTLEELHLQMDQEILLELKDDSSPSQSGKDSTGNELALVALEPPRSPMSIAGGPAMSNGHSSSYSLNLWPGSAVNSSFKDMDDGFGVHSSVRRVEKGGLAGLQNMGNTCFMNSALQCLLHTPQLVEYFLQDYSEEINTQNPLGMHGELALAFGDLLRKLWSSGRTAIAPRVFKGKLALFAPQFSGYNQHDSQELLAFLLDGLHEDLNRVKQKPYIEMKDWSGEPDEEVADECWRNHKTRNDSVIVDVCQGQYKSTLVCPICSKISITFDPFMYLSLPLPSTVTRTMTVTVFHGDGSGLPMPCTVSVLKHGNCRDLSQALDSACGLKSGESLLLAEVYDHKIYRMLENPFEPLVSIKDEDHIVAYRFCGKGAGRKKLEIVHRDKYTPDILRGNVGKYFGTPLITYMDDDSPSGADIYLAASRLLLPLKRACASTMAHSGEENGFLLEANGETSSGCNGQCEPRDQSMGNTELEGTSSQELPFQLFLTDDRYLSCKPIFKDSVIKSGNRIKVVFEWTEKEQKLYDSSNLKDLPEVYHKTGYRAKKTRQEAVSLFSCLEAFLTEEPLGPDDMWYCPSCKEHRQATKKLDLWMLPDILVFHLKRFSYSRYLKNKLDTFVDFPVHNLDLSKYVKKKDGQSYTYELYAISNHYGGLGGGHYTAFAKLIDENRWYSFDDSRVSPVNEADIKTSAAYVLFYRRVKTESKAEMGETSQAHAGL is encoded by the exons ATGACGATGATTGACTCAAGGTGTTTAATGGAGAAcggaggaggaggtggaggaaGTTGCTTGCCGTGTACGCCTGAAGAAGAGAAGCAGATCGTTGAGGAATTGGATCGTGAAGCTGAACGCGATTTGAAAGAAGGgaatttgtattttgttgtttcttctag GTGGTTCTCAAAATGGGAGAGTTATGTTGGTCGTGGTGGTGCTGACAACTTGGATAATGGGAAATCTTCCGAGCCTCAAGATTTGGATGTTGAAAGGCCTGGTCCAATTGATAACTCTGATATAATTGAGGGCAGAAGTAGTATTGAGGGTGATGAACTAGAGCTTGTCAGAACATTGTTGGAAGGAAGGGACTATGTATTAGTTCCTAAGAAAGTTTGGGAGAAGCTTGTCCAGTG GTACAAAGGAGGACCAGCGTTACCAAGAAAGATGATCTCTCAgggtgtttttaataaaaagcagTTCAACGTGGAGGTTTATCCACTTCGCCTCAAGTTAATTGACTCCAGAGATGACAGTGAATCAACTATACAGATAAGCAAAAAG GCTTCTCTGCACGAGTTATATGAGAAGGTTTGCTCAGCTAGAGGAGTAGAGCGTGAAAag GCCTCTATATGGGACTTCTTTAATAAGCAAAAGAGTTCACAGTTGAGCGGTTCAAACCAAACCTTGGAGGAGTTACACTTGCAGATGGATCAAGAG ATTCTTTTGGAGCTGAAAGATGATAGTTCTCCTTCTCAATCTGGAAAGGATTCAACAGGGAATGAGTTAGCGTTGGTAGCCTTGGAACCTCCAAGGTCCCCCATGTCGATTGCAGGAGGGCCTGCCATGTCAAATGGTCACTCAAGTAGTTATAGCTTGAACTTATGGCCAGGAAGTGCTGTAAACTCATCATTCAAAGATATGGACGATGGATTTGGTGTGCATAGCTCTGTTAGGAGAGTAGAAAAGGGAGGTTTGGCAGGACTGCAGAATATGGGGAATACTTGCTTTATGAACAGTGCTTTACAATGCTTACTCCACACACCCCAACTTGTTGAATATTTCTTGCAAGATTACTCTGAGGAAATCAACACACAGAATCCTTTAGGAATGCAT GGTGAACTTGCACTTGCATTTGGTGACTTGTTGAGGAAACTGTGGTCCTCAGGCCGGACAGCGATTGCACCACGTGTGTTTAAGGGAAAACTAGCGCTATTTGCTCCTCAATTCAGTGGTTATAATCAACATGATTCTCAA GAACTTCTTGCCTTTTTGCTGGATGGGCTGCATGAAGATTTGAATCGTGTCAAGCAGAAGCCTTATATTGAAATGAAGGATTGGAGTGGTGAACCAGACGAGGAAGTTGCAGACGAGTGTTGGAGAAATCACAAGACTCGGAATGACTCAGTTATTGTGGATGTTTGTCAA GGTCAATATAAGTCGACGCTGGTTTGCCCAATTTGCAGTAAAATTTCAATTACTTTTGATCCCTTCATGTACTTGTCTTTGCCACTGCCTTCAACTGTCACTCGGACAATGACAGTAACAGTGTTTCATGGTGATGGAAGTGGTCTGCCAATGCCTTGCACTGTTTCAGTGCTGAAACATGGTAATTGTAGAGATCTTAGTCAAGCACTGGACTCTGCATGCGGTTTGAAAAGTGGAGAAAGCCTTCTGCTGGCAGAA GTATATGATCACAAGATTTATAGGATGTTGGAAAATCCTTTTGAACCATTGGTCTCTATAAAGGATGAAGACCATATTGTGGCCTATCGGTTTTGTGGAAAAGGGGCAGGAAGAAAGAAGCTGGAGATTGTTCATAGGGATAA GTACACTCCAGATATACTGAGGGGCAATGTTGGGAAGTATTTTGGCACACCTCTGATAACTTATATGGATGATGACTCACCAAGTGGAGCTGATATCTATTTGGCTGCTTCCAGACTGCTCTTGCCTTTGAAACGAGCATGTGCCTCTACTATGGCTCATAGTGGCGAAGAGAATGGTTTTCTTTTGGAGGCTAATGGTGAGACATCAAGTGGCTGCAATGGTCAATGTGAACCTAGGGACCAATCCATGGGCAACACAGAACTAGAGGGTACATCTAGCCAGGAATTGCCATTCCAGCTCTTTTTGACTGATGATCGGTATTTAAGCTGCAAGCCAATATTTAAGGATTCTGTCATAAAATCTGGGAATCGTATAAAGGTTGTCTTTGAGTGGACTGAGAAAGAACAGAAATTATATGATTCCAGCAACCTAAAGGATCTCCCAGAGGTTTATCACAAGACTGGCTATAGAGCAAAGAAAACCCGGCAGGAAGCTGTCTCTTTATTTTCATGCCTGGAGGCATTCTTGACAGAAGAACCTTTAGGGCCCGATGACATGTG GTATTGTCCTAGTTGTAAAGAACATAGGCAAGCCACCAAGAAACTGGACCTGTGGATGTTGCCAGATATTcttgtttttcacttgaaacGGTTCTCATACAGCAGATACCTGAAGAACAAACTGGATACTTTTGTGGATTTCCCTGTTCACAATCTTGATTTGAGcaaatatgtgaaaaaaaaggaTGGACAATCATACACGTATGAGTTATATGCCATCAGCAACCATTATGGTGGTCTAGGTGGTGGGCACTATACTGCATTTGCCAAG TTGATTGATGAAAATAGATGGTACAGTTTTGATGATAGTCGAGTTTCTCCGGTCAATGAAGCTGACATCAAGACCTCAGCTGCTTATGTCTTATTCTACCGAAGGGTTAAGACTGAATCGAAGGCCGAAATGGGAGAGACATCACAAGCTCATGCAGGTCTTTAA
- the LOC118040856 gene encoding granule-bound starch synthase 1, chloroplastic/amyloplastic yields MTTVTASHVVSRSSNVSSHGSETKASLGQIGLRSQSMTHSDLRSLNMTEKLQMRTQAFARKSLKKAYATWNDTSGKIVCLQGGMTVVFVGIEVAPWSKTGGLGDVIGGLPPEMAARGHRVMTISPRFDQYRDAWDTCLSAQIQVGDRIETVRYFHCYKRGVDRVFVDHPMFLEKVWGKTGSKIYGPTAGEDYQDNQLRFSLFCLAALEAPRVLSLNSSKHFSGPYGEDVVFVANDWHTALLPCYLKSMYQSRGLFMNAKVAFCIHNIAYQGRFAFSDFSLLNLPDRFKSSFDFMDLYDKPVKGRKLNWMKAGILEAQMVFTVSPYYAQELVSGVEKGMELDHCIRNTGITGIINGMDVQEWNPATDKYTSIKYDITTVSHAKPLLKEALQAEVGLPVDRDIPVIGFIGRLEEQKGSDILASAIPMLVKYNVQIIVLGTGKKYMEKQIAELEKKYPDKVRGVALFNVPLAHMIIAGADFMIIPSRFEPCGLIQLHAMRYGTVCIVASTGGLVDTVKEGDTGFHMGAFSVECDAVDPADVAAVVKTVVRALAVYGTAAFREMMKNCMSQDLSWKGPARLWEKMLLSLNVAGSEAGSEGDEIAPLAKENVATP; encoded by the exons ATGACAACCGTGACAGCTTCACACGTTGTGTCAAGGAGCTCAAATGTGAGCAGCCATGGATCAGAAACAAAGGCAAGTTTGGGTCAAATTGGCTTAAGGAGCCAAAGCATGACCCACAGTGATTTAAGGTCACTGAACATGACGGAAAAGCTGCAAATGAGGACTCAAGCATTCGCTAGGAAGTCTCTGAAAAAAGCCTATGCCACTTGGAATGACACTTCAGGAAAAATTGTTTGTCTTCAAGGAGGAATGACTGTGGTCTTTGTTGGCATAGAGGTTGCTCCTTGGAGCAAAACTGGTGGTCTTGGTGATGTCATTGGTGGACTTCCTCCAGAAATGGCT GCAAGAGGCCACCGGGTTATGACAATCTCTCCCCGATTTGACCAGTACAGAGATGCATGGGACACTTGTCTATCGGCTCAA ATACAGGTTGGAGACAGAATTGAAACTGTTCGTTACTTCCACTGCTACAAGCGTGGAGTTGATCGTGTGTTCGTGGATCATCCAATGTTCCTAGAGAag GTATGGGGCAAAACTGGATCCAAAATCTACGGTCCTACAGCTGGAGAGGATTACCAGGATAATCAACTGCGGTTTAGCTTGTTCTGCCtg GCTGCTCTTGAAGCACCAAGGGTTCTGAGCTTGAACAGCAGCAAGCATTTTTCTGGACCATATG GTGAGGATGTTGTCTTTGTTGCCAATGATTGGCACACAGCTCTCCTCCCATGTTACTTAAAATCAATGTACCAATCCAGGGGACTTTTCATGAATGCGAAG GTTGCCTTTTGCATCCATAACATTGCTTACCAGGGCCGATTTGCCTTCTCAGATTTTTCACTCCTCAATTTGCCAGATAGGTTCAAGAGCTCTTTTGACTTCATGGACtt GTATGACAAGCCTGTGAAGGGAAGGAAACTCAATTGGATGAAGGCTGGTATACTGGAAGCACAAATGGTTTTTACTGTGAGCCCTTACTATGCCCAGGAACTTGTTTCTGGAGTTGAAAAGGGTATGGAATTGGATCACTGCATCCGTAACACTGGCATTACTGGTATCATAAATGGTATGGATGTTCAAGAATGGAATCCTGCAACAGATAAATACACTAGCATCAAATATGATATCACAACT gtCTCCCATGCAAAGCCATTGTTGAAGGAAGCACTTCAAGCAGAAGTTGGATTGCCTGTTGACAGAGATATTCCTGTAATAGGCTTCATTGGTAGACTGGAAGAGCAAAAAGGTTCAGATATTCTTGCTTCTGCCATTCCAATGCTGGTTAAATATAATGTGCAGATAATAGTCCTT GGAACTGGcaaaaaatacatggaaaagcAGATTGCAGAGCTTGAGAAAAAGTACCCTGATAAGGTCAGAGGAGTGGCATTGTTTAATGTCCCCTTGGCCCATATGATCATCGCTGGTGCTGACTTTATGATAATCCCCAGTAGATTTGAACCATGTGGCCTGATTCAGCTGCATGCTATGCGATATGGAACG GTGTGCATCGTTGCCTCCACTGGTGGACTTGTTGACACCGTCAAGGAGGGTGACACAGGATTCCACATGGGAGCCTTCAGTGTTGAG TGTGATGCAGTTGATCCAGCAGATGTGGCTGCAGTAGTTAAGACTGTCGTGAGAGCTCTAGCAGTCTACGGCACTGCTGCCTTCAGAGAAATGATGAAGAATTGCATGTCCCAAGATCTTTCATGGAAG GGACCAGCCAGGCTGTGGGAGAAGATGCTGTTAAGCCTAAATGTTGCTGGCAGTGAAGCTGGCTCCGAAGGAGACGAGATTGCTCCACTTGCCAAGGAAAACGTTGCCACTCCTTGA
- the LOC118040858 gene encoding glucan endo-1,3-beta-glucosidase 11 has protein sequence MEYSRFYYCASLILSISGLVFPVMVGSIGINYGQIANNLPAPDNVVPLVKSIGATKVKLYDADPRVLKAFANTGVEFIVGLGNEYLSKMRDPEKAQAWVKTNVQAYLPATKITCITIGNEVLTFNDTGLTDNLFPAMQNIHTALVNLGLDKQVSVTTAHSLAILEVSYPPSAGSFRKDLVGCITPILNFHAKTNSPFLINAYPFFAYKSNPKQISLDFVLFQPNQGIVDSKSNFHYDNMLFAQIDAVHSALASLGYSKLPVHISETGWPSKGDADEVGATLENAKKYNGNLLKIICQRKGTPMRPNTDFNIYVFALFNENMKPGPASERNYGLFKPDGTPAYSLGISGTDAVSANTTTTTTTTGAPAPPSPDSSSNGYLSISAAVKERCCSCIGQLLFPLLLLSYLAFRLAF, from the exons ATGGAGTACAGTAGATTTTACTACTGTGCTTCACTTATCCTTTCCATTTCAG GTTTGGTATTTCCTGTAATGGTGGGTTCTATTGGGATCAATTATGGTCAGATTGCTAACAATCTTCCAGCACCAGACAATGTAGTCCCTTTAGTGAAGTCAATTGGGGCAACAAAAGTGAAACTTTATGATGCAGATCCAAGAGTGCTTAAAGCATTTGCTAATACAGGAGTGGAATTCATAGTTGGTCTTGGAAATGAGTACTTGTCAAAGATGAGAGATCCAGAAAAGGCACAGGCTTGGGTTAAAACAAATGTTCAAGCTTATTTACCAGCAACAAAAATCACTTGCATCACAATTGGCAATGAAGTCTTAACCTTTAATGACACAGGTCTTACAGACAACCTCTTTCCTGCAATGCAGAACATTCACACAGCTTTAGTAAATTTGGGACTTGATAAGCAGGTCTCAGTTACTACAGCTCATTCTTTGGCCATTCTTGAAGTGTCTTATCCACCTTCAGCTGGATCTTTTCGAAAAGATCTTGTGGGGTGCATCACCCCCATATTGAATTTCCATGCCAAGACTAACTCACCATTTTTAATCAATGCATATCCCTTTTTTGCATACAAGTCTAATCCCAAACAAATTTCTTTAGATTTTGTGCTGTTTCAGCCAAATCAAGGGATTGTTGATTCGAAAAGCAATTTCCATTATGATAACATGTTGTTTGCTCAAATTGATGCTGTGCATTCTGCATTAGCAAGTTTAGGATACAGTAAATTGCCAGTTCATATATCAGAAACTGGCTGGCCATCGAAAGGGGATGCAGATGAAGTAGGAGCAACCCTCGAAAATGCGAAGAAATATAATGGGAATTTGCTTAAGATTATTTGTCAAAGGAAGGGAACTCCAATGAGGCCTAATACAGATTTCAACATTtatgtttttgctttgtttaatgaaaatatgaaaCCTGGACCAGCTTCTGAGAGGAATTATGGGTTGTTTAAGCCTGATGGAACACCGGCATATTCGCTTGGAATTAGTGGAACAGATGCTGTTAGTGctaacaccaccaccaccaccaccaccactggTGCTCCTGCTCCTCCGTCACCGGATAGTTCTTCAAATGGCTATTTGTCAATTTCTGCTGCTGTAAAG GAAAGATGTTGTAGTTGCATAGGCCAACTGTTGTTTCCACTGCTGTTGTTGAGCTACTTGGCCTTTAGACTAGCATTTTGA
- the LOC118040857 gene encoding ubiquitin carboxyl-terminal hydrolase 9 isoform X1 has product MTMIDSRCLMENGGGGGGSCLPCTPEEEKQIVEELDREAERDLKEGNLYFVVSSRWFSKWESYVGRGGADNLDNGKSSEPQDLDVERPGPIDNSDIIEGRSSIEGDELELVRTLLEGRDYVLVPKKVWEKLVQWYKGGPALPRKMISQGVFNKKQFNVEVYPLRLKLIDSRDDSESTIQISKKASLHELYEKVCSARGVEREKASIWDFFNKQKSSQLSGSNQTLEELHLQMDQEILLELKDDSSPSQSGKDSTGNELALVALEPPRSPMSIAGGPAMSNGHSSSYSLNLWPGSAVNSSFKDMDDGFGVHSSVRRVEKGGLAGLQNMGNTCFMNSALQCLLHTPQLVEYFLQDYSEEINTQNPLGMHGELALAFGDLLRKLWSSGRTAIAPRVFKGKLALFAPQFSGYNQHDSQELLAFLLDGLHEDLNRVKQKPYIEMKDWSGEPDEEVADECWRNHKTRNDSVIVDVCQGQYKSTLVCPICSKISITFDPFMYLSLPLPSTVTRTMTVTVFHGDGSGLPMPCTVSVLKHGNCRDLSQALDSACGLKSGESLLLAEVYDHKIYRMLENPFEPLVSIKDEDHIVAYRFCGKGAGRKKLEIVHRDKYTPDILRGNVGKYFGTPLITYMDDDSPSGADIYLAASRLLLPLKRACASTMAHSGEENGFLLEANGETSSGCNGQCEPRDQSMGNTELEGTSSQELPFQLFLTDDRYLSCKPIFKDSVIKSGNRIKVVFEWTEKEQKLYDSSNLKDLPEVYHKTGYRAKKTRQEAVSLFSCLEAFLTEEPLGPDDMWYCPSCKEHRQATKKLDLWMLPDILVFHLKRFSYSRYLKNKLDTFVDFPVHNLDLSKYVKKKDGQSYTYELYAISNHYGGLGGGHYTAFAKLFCSPTLQLIDENRWYSFDDSRVSPVNEADIKTSAAYVLFYRRVKTESKAEMGETSQAHAGL; this is encoded by the exons ATGACGATGATTGACTCAAGGTGTTTAATGGAGAAcggaggaggaggtggaggaaGTTGCTTGCCGTGTACGCCTGAAGAAGAGAAGCAGATCGTTGAGGAATTGGATCGTGAAGCTGAACGCGATTTGAAAGAAGGgaatttgtattttgttgtttcttctag GTGGTTCTCAAAATGGGAGAGTTATGTTGGTCGTGGTGGTGCTGACAACTTGGATAATGGGAAATCTTCCGAGCCTCAAGATTTGGATGTTGAAAGGCCTGGTCCAATTGATAACTCTGATATAATTGAGGGCAGAAGTAGTATTGAGGGTGATGAACTAGAGCTTGTCAGAACATTGTTGGAAGGAAGGGACTATGTATTAGTTCCTAAGAAAGTTTGGGAGAAGCTTGTCCAGTG GTACAAAGGAGGACCAGCGTTACCAAGAAAGATGATCTCTCAgggtgtttttaataaaaagcagTTCAACGTGGAGGTTTATCCACTTCGCCTCAAGTTAATTGACTCCAGAGATGACAGTGAATCAACTATACAGATAAGCAAAAAG GCTTCTCTGCACGAGTTATATGAGAAGGTTTGCTCAGCTAGAGGAGTAGAGCGTGAAAag GCCTCTATATGGGACTTCTTTAATAAGCAAAAGAGTTCACAGTTGAGCGGTTCAAACCAAACCTTGGAGGAGTTACACTTGCAGATGGATCAAGAG ATTCTTTTGGAGCTGAAAGATGATAGTTCTCCTTCTCAATCTGGAAAGGATTCAACAGGGAATGAGTTAGCGTTGGTAGCCTTGGAACCTCCAAGGTCCCCCATGTCGATTGCAGGAGGGCCTGCCATGTCAAATGGTCACTCAAGTAGTTATAGCTTGAACTTATGGCCAGGAAGTGCTGTAAACTCATCATTCAAAGATATGGACGATGGATTTGGTGTGCATAGCTCTGTTAGGAGAGTAGAAAAGGGAGGTTTGGCAGGACTGCAGAATATGGGGAATACTTGCTTTATGAACAGTGCTTTACAATGCTTACTCCACACACCCCAACTTGTTGAATATTTCTTGCAAGATTACTCTGAGGAAATCAACACACAGAATCCTTTAGGAATGCAT GGTGAACTTGCACTTGCATTTGGTGACTTGTTGAGGAAACTGTGGTCCTCAGGCCGGACAGCGATTGCACCACGTGTGTTTAAGGGAAAACTAGCGCTATTTGCTCCTCAATTCAGTGGTTATAATCAACATGATTCTCAA GAACTTCTTGCCTTTTTGCTGGATGGGCTGCATGAAGATTTGAATCGTGTCAAGCAGAAGCCTTATATTGAAATGAAGGATTGGAGTGGTGAACCAGACGAGGAAGTTGCAGACGAGTGTTGGAGAAATCACAAGACTCGGAATGACTCAGTTATTGTGGATGTTTGTCAA GGTCAATATAAGTCGACGCTGGTTTGCCCAATTTGCAGTAAAATTTCAATTACTTTTGATCCCTTCATGTACTTGTCTTTGCCACTGCCTTCAACTGTCACTCGGACAATGACAGTAACAGTGTTTCATGGTGATGGAAGTGGTCTGCCAATGCCTTGCACTGTTTCAGTGCTGAAACATGGTAATTGTAGAGATCTTAGTCAAGCACTGGACTCTGCATGCGGTTTGAAAAGTGGAGAAAGCCTTCTGCTGGCAGAA GTATATGATCACAAGATTTATAGGATGTTGGAAAATCCTTTTGAACCATTGGTCTCTATAAAGGATGAAGACCATATTGTGGCCTATCGGTTTTGTGGAAAAGGGGCAGGAAGAAAGAAGCTGGAGATTGTTCATAGGGATAA GTACACTCCAGATATACTGAGGGGCAATGTTGGGAAGTATTTTGGCACACCTCTGATAACTTATATGGATGATGACTCACCAAGTGGAGCTGATATCTATTTGGCTGCTTCCAGACTGCTCTTGCCTTTGAAACGAGCATGTGCCTCTACTATGGCTCATAGTGGCGAAGAGAATGGTTTTCTTTTGGAGGCTAATGGTGAGACATCAAGTGGCTGCAATGGTCAATGTGAACCTAGGGACCAATCCATGGGCAACACAGAACTAGAGGGTACATCTAGCCAGGAATTGCCATTCCAGCTCTTTTTGACTGATGATCGGTATTTAAGCTGCAAGCCAATATTTAAGGATTCTGTCATAAAATCTGGGAATCGTATAAAGGTTGTCTTTGAGTGGACTGAGAAAGAACAGAAATTATATGATTCCAGCAACCTAAAGGATCTCCCAGAGGTTTATCACAAGACTGGCTATAGAGCAAAGAAAACCCGGCAGGAAGCTGTCTCTTTATTTTCATGCCTGGAGGCATTCTTGACAGAAGAACCTTTAGGGCCCGATGACATGTG GTATTGTCCTAGTTGTAAAGAACATAGGCAAGCCACCAAGAAACTGGACCTGTGGATGTTGCCAGATATTcttgtttttcacttgaaacGGTTCTCATACAGCAGATACCTGAAGAACAAACTGGATACTTTTGTGGATTTCCCTGTTCACAATCTTGATTTGAGcaaatatgtgaaaaaaaaggaTGGACAATCATACACGTATGAGTTATATGCCATCAGCAACCATTATGGTGGTCTAGGTGGTGGGCACTATACTGCATTTGCCAAG TTGTTTTGTTCGCCAACCTTGCAGTTGATTGATGAAAATAGATGGTACAGTTTTGATGATAGTCGAGTTTCTCCGGTCAATGAAGCTGACATCAAGACCTCAGCTGCTTATGTCTTATTCTACCGAAGGGTTAAGACTGAATCGAAGGCCGAAATGGGAGAGACATCACAAGCTCATGCAGGTCTTTAA